A region from the Heptranchias perlo isolate sHepPer1 unplaced genomic scaffold, sHepPer1.hap1 HAP1_SCAFFOLD_201, whole genome shotgun sequence genome encodes:
- the LOC137310046 gene encoding major histocompatibility complex class I-related gene protein-like, giving the protein MIGLIVLVVLCGGVSAGSHSLRYFLTAMTPIPGLPEFVAVGYADEAQFVMYDSERRELIPRLWWMEEREGPENWERKKQLVRGEEQWMKDYIQILLTRTNQSVGIHMIQQMTGCDLGDDGITSGFFQYAWDGEDFINFDRDQMVWVTPVQWGEITKNRWDQDTPRNQGVKGYLEGECIEWLRKYLEYGERELRAVTPQVFLSVDKASDTKPAQLSCLVTGFYPRDIELTLLRNGRPISDTDSTGILPNHDGTYQIKRWVEIGPEDGATYSCQVDHSSKAGVETRDWDGTFRVTPGSSEGPNLGLIVGIVLAAVVLIALVIGAVVWKKRGRK; this is encoded by the exons ATGATTGGACTGATAGTTCTGGTCGTTCTGTGTGGAGGGGTCTCTGCAG gctctcactctctccggtaTTTTCTGACCGCAATGACCCCGATCCCTGGTCTGCCGGAGTTTGTTGCTGTCGGGTATGCGGACGAGGCCCAGTTTGTGATGTACGACAGCGAGCGGAGGGAGTTGATCCCACGGCTGTGGtggatggaggagagggaggggcccGAGAACTGGGAGCGGAAGAAACAGCTGGTGCGAGGCGAGGAACAGTGGATGAAGGATTATATTCAGATCCTCCTGACCCGGACCAACCAGTCGGTCG GAATCCACATGATCCAGCAGATGACCGGCTGTGATCTGGGGGATGATGGGATCACCAGTGGGTTCTTTCAGTACGCCTGGGACGGGGAGGATTTCATCAACTTCGACAGGGATCAGATGGTGTGGGTAACACCGGTACAGTGGGGAGAGATCACCAAGAACAGGTGGGACCAGGACACGCCCCGGAACCAAGGGGTGAAGGGATACCTGGAGGGGGAGTGCATCGAGTGGCTGAGGAAATACCTGGAGtacggagagagggaactgagggccg ttactccccaagtgtttctttctGTGGACAAGGCCTCAGACACTAAACCGGCCCAACTCTCCTGCCTGGTCACGGGGTTTTACCCTCGAGATATCGAACTCACCCTCCTGAGAAATGGACGGCCGATCTCAGACACTGATTCCACTGGCATCCTGCCCAACCACGATGGCACCTACCAGATCAAGAGATGGGTTGAGATCGGGCCCGAGGACGGAGCCACCTACTCCTGTCAGGTGGATCACAGCAgcaaagcaggagtggagacccgagactgGG ATGGGACGTTCCGAGTGACTCCGGGATCTTCAGAGGGACCGAATCTGGGTTTAATTGTTGGAATTGTTCTTGCTGCCGTCGTCCTGATTGCTCTCGTCATTGGTGCCGTTGTCTGGAAGAAGAGAGGTAGgaaatga